One window from the genome of Salvia splendens isolate huo1 chromosome 9, SspV2, whole genome shotgun sequence encodes:
- the LOC121747166 gene encoding probable prolyl 4-hydroxylase 10 — protein MAGKGRQHYSSAPRRKTASSTLVLYGLILLSLLIVIVLAFGILSSSTNSKHKAHDLSVIAHDSLHGRDGDEESKDQWVEVISWEPRASIFHHFLSKEECEYLISIAQPHMEKSTVVDSETGKSRDSRVRTSYGTFLARGRDKVVQRIEKRIADFTFLPVEHGEGLQVLHYEPGQKYEHHYDYFLDEYNTQNGGQRIATVLMYLSDVEEGGETVFPAAKGNFSSVPYWNELSECGKEGLSVRPKMGDALLFWSMKPDATLDSSSLHGGCPVIKGNKWSSTKWIRVHEYKA, from the exons ATGGCGGGGAAGGGGCGGCAGCACTACAGCAGCGCGCCGCGGCGCAAGACGGCGTCGTCCACGCTGGTGCTGTACGGGCTGATTTTGTTGTCGTTGCTGATTGTGATTGTTTTGGCTTTCGGAATCCTTTCCAGCAGCACCAATTCAAAGCATAAAGCGCATGACCTCAGCGTCATTGCTCACGATTCATTACACGG ACGTGATGGCGATGAGGAGAGCAAGGATCAATGGGTTGAAGTTATTTCCTGGGAGCCGAGAGCATCTATTTTTCATCACTTCTTG TCAAAAGAGGAATGCGAATATCTAATTAGTATTGCTCAGCCTCATATGGAAAAGTCAACTGTTGTCGATTCTGAAACTGGAAAAAGCAGAGACAGCAG AGTTCGTACAAGTTATGGAACATTTCTGGCGAGAGGACGTGATAAAGTTGTTCAGAGAATTGAGAAAAGAATTGCTGATTTTACATTCCTCCCTGTAG AGCATGGTGAAGGCCTTCAAGTTCTTCATTATGAACCTGGGCAAAAGTATGAGCATCACTACGACTATTTTCTTGATGAATATAACACGCAGAATGGTGGCCAACGGATTGCCACTGTTCTAATGTACTT ATCAGATGTTGAAGAAGGAGGTGAAACTGTATTTCCTGCTGCAAAGGGAAATTTTAGCTCGGTACCCTATTGGAATGAGCTATCTGAATGTGGGAAAGAAGGACTTTCAGTTAGACCAAAAATGGGCGATGCGCTACTTTTCTGGAGCATGAAGCCGGATGCAACTTTGGATTCATCAAGTTTGCACG GTGGCTGTCCTGTTATTAAAGGGAACAAGTGGTCTTCTACAAAATGGATTCGTGTTCATGAGTACAAGGCCTGA
- the LOC121747010 gene encoding thiol-disulfide oxidoreductase LTO1-like, whose protein sequence is MAAAAASTSFFSITPSSSLFSHRTPFLCPTSFPVTSLPQFKRRVPVLGHVLVQVNCVSERSKQAAESEPETAPSPSSESPSSSAAAGADDDDADVSAYKWIAALGGIGLLETAYLTYLKLTNSDAFCPTGGGSCTTILTSDYSSVFGVPLPLFGMLAYGLVANLGLQLGREKRKFDTGKSNDEIILVGITTSMAVASAYFLYILSTEFAGESCLYCLASATLSFSLFFITIKRFGLQELQKLFGLQLSVASLVVIALTASYNTAQPGSSSMLETEIPYFETEITKESTPFAIALAKHLHSIGAKLYGAFWCSHCLDQKEFFGREAAKILDYVECFPDGVNKGTKMVQACVDAKLEGFPTWIIDGQVLSGEKQLSELATISGFGLEDKAETK, encoded by the exons ctctGCCCGACTTCATTCCCCGTGACTTCGCTCCCCCAATTCAAG AGAAGAGTTCCGGTGCTAGGGCACGTGTTGGTTCAGGTGAATTGCGTGTCGGAACGTAGCAAGCAGGCTGCAGAATCGGAGCCTGAAACAGCTCCATCGCCTTCGTCGGAATCTCCATCTTCTTCTGCTGCTGCCGGTGCCGATGACGACGATGCGGACGTTTCGGCGTATAAATGGATTGCTGCTCTTGGAGGAATTGGATTGCTGGAGACGGCGTATTTGACTTACCTTAAGCTCACGAATTCCGACGCTTTTTGCCCTACGGGTGGAGGCTCGTGCACCACCATCCTCACCAGTGATTACTCTTCTGTTTTTG GTGTTCCTCTGCCATTGTTTGGCATGCTAGCATATGGTTTAGTTGCAAACCTTGGCTTACAATTGGGTAGGGAGAAAAGGAAATTTGATACTGGAAAATCTAATGACGAGATCATCTTAGTTGGAATAACTACCTCTATGGCAGTTGCTAGTGCATATTTCTTGTACATTCTGAGCACTGAGTTTGCTGGAGAGTCATGTTTATATTGTTTGGCATCTGCAACATTGTCCTTCAGCTTATTCTTCATAACGATAAAG AGGTTTGGACTGCAAGAACTTCAAAAATTATTCGGCTTACAGCTATCTGTAGCTAGCTTGGTGGTTATTGCGTTGACTGCATCTTATAATACTGCCCAACCAGGTTCATCAAG CATGTTGGAGACTGAAATACCTTACTTTGAAACTGAGATCACAAAAGAGTCAACTCCTTTTGCCATTGCTCTGGCAAAACATTTACATTCAATTGGAGCAAAACTATACGGGGCATTCTGGTGTTCACACTGTCTTGATCAGAAAGAG TTTTTTGGGAGGGAAGCAGCAAAAATATTGGATTATGTGGAGTGCTTCCCTGATGGAGTAAATAAAGGAACTAAAATGGTCCAGGCGTGTGTAGATGCTAAACTTGAAGGATTTCCAACCTGGATAATAGACGGTCAG GTTTTGAGTGGGGAAAAGCAATTGTCAGAGCTTGCTACAATATCTGGATTTGGACTTGAAGATAAGGCTGAAACAAAATAG